In Rana temporaria chromosome 3, aRanTem1.1, whole genome shotgun sequence, a single window of DNA contains:
- the LOC120932121 gene encoding deoxyguanosine kinase, mitochondrial-like: MFINKIRVFLDTAKIHICNSRQPDIKQFYTFIRKQGNEHGIAMSEKSVKPQDSACSSRKEGKSKKLSVEGNIAVGKSSFLRLLASEYQEWSFMGEPLQKWQHVNSSSSPGIDNLLQLLYDNPARWSYTFQTLSCMTRFKAQIESFSEQLLKQQEPVRIFERSIYSDRFVFAKTLFELGHLNDMEWNMYQEWHTFLLQEFGQRASLDGILYLRATPMKCFERLHKRARKEEEQVTQQYLEKLHDQHEGWLINKDKDVHPAHFSNIPVLILEVDEDFEENPVVSQSLVSKVRDFVVSL; the protein is encoded by the coding sequence ATGTTTATTAACAAAATTAGAGTATTCTTGGATacagcaaaaatacatatttgtaaTTCACGGCAGCCGGATATCAAACAGTTTTATACTTTTATTCGTAAGCAAGGAAATGAACACGGAATTGCCATGTCTGAGAAATCTGTGAAGCCACAAGATTCCGCTTGCAGCTCCAGGAAAGAGGGGAAAAGCAAGAAACTTTCTGTGGAAGGGAATATTGCTGTTGGAAAGTCAAGCTTCTTGAGATTATTGGCCAGCGAATATCAAGAATGGAGTTTTATGGGAGAACCTCTGCAGAAATGGCAGCATGTCAATTCTTCGTCTAGTCCTGGGATAGATAATTTGCTACAACTTCTGTACGACAATCCAGCTCGATGGTCTTATACCTTTCAGACGCTTTCTTGTATGACTCGTTTTAAAGCCCAGATTGAGTCGTTTTCAGAGCAGCTGCTGAAGCAGCAAGAACCTGTGCGAATATTTGAAAGGTCTATATATAGTGATAGATTTGTGTTTGCCAAGACTCTCTTTGAACTTGGCCATTTAAATGACATGGAATGGAACATGTATCAAGAATGGCACACTTTTTTACTTCAGGAGTTTGGTCAGAGAGCTTCTCTGGATGGGATTTTATATCTCCGTGCAACTCCAATGAAATGTTTTGAAAGGCTTCACAAAAGGgcaaggaaggaagaagagcAGGTTACCCAACAGTACCTTGAAAAGTTACATGACCAGCATGAAGGCTGGCTAATAAATAAGGACAAAGACGTTCATCCTGCACATTTCAGTAACATTCCAGTTCTGATTTTAGAGGTTGATGAGGATTTTGAAGAGAATCCTGTAGTTAGTCAAAGCCTTGTTTCCAAAGTTCGAGACTTTGTAGTCTCCTTGTAA